Genomic DNA from Podospora pseudoanserina strain CBS 124.78 chromosome 4, whole genome shotgun sequence:
ggaggctgctgacTGCAATTGTTTGCGACAATTGGTACACACCTTCGAAACCCGGGTTAAATGTCAAGGCTGCAATGTCTGTTGCCTGCAAGTGACACCAACGACCTGCTGTTGGCGACAGGTGGAAGCAGAACTGCGGGTAGAACTCCAACTCTGGTGACGCGCTGCCCGAGTCGGCCATGGTCGATGTGGTAAAAGATGTAGATGGCTTCACCCAGCCTGGCACTATCCCTTGACCCGGTGCCTGATCAAAAGGAGGTCGATGCGGCACGCACGCCCAACGTCATTGTTCAATGCCGGCAAGACGCGTGCCATTTTCCAAGAGCGCGCCGCAGGACAGAAACCAACATTTGCCAAGCCCAGATTGGTTGGCCAGGTGACGCCACCTGGCCAATCACAGCCCACCACTTGCCCTGGCGCAGCATATCTACCAGATGACTGACTGACGATGCCCTCCTTGATTAAAGAAATTCAAGACATACATACATGAGATCCAACGTCATGGGACTGGCGAGATCGGCCCGAAGTCTGGGGAAGTGGTCTCGTGTGCAGGACCGCgttgaaagaaaaaaggcaTCGCAGTGTTCTGCGGCTGATGTTGATTGTTCCCGTACAATAACCTACATGTGAACGCCTTGCTTATGTCCTGAATAGCATACCCATACCCGATGATCATTAGACGCCCAGCTCCCATGTTCCATCCTTCCTGGCGAACCGCATCAAGCAACTaagccttcctcttcttggccttcttcatcatATCCGCCTGCAGCTTCTGAAACGCCTCCTCATCGACAtccggctcctccaccaccctcttcttccctttcttctctGGCTTCGCCCCATACTTCTCCGCCAACTGATCGAACATGTTCATCCTATTCTTCTGATTCCTCTGAATCAGCGCTGCCAGCCCTGCCTgatcatcctccttcttcccgcccttcttccccttcccagtccCCCTCAGTTTATCATACACGCCCAATTCCTTCGCCAGTTCATCcgcctccttttcttccttcttcgCATTCTTCTGCCTTTGCTGTCGTGACTTTTTTGTCTCCCTGGTATAGTTCTTATaagcctccacctccccttgTTCGATCGCCTCGTCAATTATCTTCCTGAacctctcatcatcctcgataACATCGCTCAGCATCACACTCTCATACACCCCGTCCATATcaccctcaaactcc
This window encodes:
- a CDS encoding hypothetical protein (EggNog:ENOG503P086; COG:O) — translated: MPRPKRPVLPSDFESDDDRVDDLTTDEPPSIDPYEVLSLERTATLDQIKSAYRKSALKHHPDKATPENQSSAKEKFHEIAFAYAILSDPVRRKRYDETGSTSEAVVDSEGFSWTEFYAAQYQDAISEEAIEAFREKYKGSEEEKEDLLAAYEEFEGDMDGVYESVMLSDVIEDDERFRKIIDEAIEQGEVEAYKNYTRETKKSRQQRQKNAKKEEKEADELAKELGVYDKLRGTGKGKKGGKKEDDQAGLAALIQRNQKNRMNMFDQLAEKYGAKPEKKGKKRVVEEPDVDEEAFQKLQADMMKKAKKRKA